TCGGAGGCGGAATCAATTCAGCCATTGGCGAAGTCCACAAGGCGGCAAGCCAGATGGACGGCCATTTTGAACTCGTGGCCGGCGCATTCAGCACGCACGAAGAAACAAACCGCGAAACCGCCCACACCTGGGGCGTCGCCGAAGAACGCACGTACGCGAAATATCAAGATTTATTGCAAGCCGAAAAAGGCAAACTCGATGCCGTCGTAGTGCTCGCACCGACAGACTACCACAAAGACATCGTCATCGAAGCTCTCAGAGCAGGTTACCCCGTCATTTGTGAAAAGTCGCTCGCCACAAGCGTTGCCGAAGGCGAAGCCATAGCAAAAGTTGTTGCCGAGACAAAAGGATTTTTCTGCACCACATACAACTACACCGGTTACCCGATGATCCGCGAACTCAAGCAGTTCATCGCCGATGGCAAGCTCGGAAAAATCCAGCAAGTGCAAGTCGAAATGCCGCAAGAAGGCTTTATGCGCCTAGGCGCAAACAACGAACCGCCCAAGCCGCAAAGCTGGCGACTCAAGGACACCGTGATTCCGAAGATTTCGCTCGACCTCGGCAGCCACCTGCACAACATGATTTACTTTTTGACCGGCGAACGCCCCGAACACATCGTGGCCGACCAGACAACCTTCGGACTCTTCCCGCAAATCGTTGATAACGTGGGCGCACTCGTGCAATACACGAACAACGTCCGCGCACAAATCTGGTTCAGCAAAACCGCTCTCGGCAACCGCAATGGGCTGCGCATCCGTGTTTACGGCAGCGAAGGCAGCGCCGAATGGTTCCAGCTCGAACCCGAAACGCTCAAGACATGCGACCTGCGCGGCAACGTGAGCCTCCGCGACCGCACCGGCGACGTCAAAATTGCCAACCAGCAGCGTTACAATCGCTTCAAGGCAGGCCACCCCGCCGGATTCATCGAAGCATTCGCGAATTACTACAAAGACATCGCCGATTGCCTCAACCAGTATTTTGCCACAGGCAGTTTCAAGAGCCAATACGTATGCGGTATCCGCACATCGCTCGAAGGCCTCGCCATGATGCAAGCCGCAGCCAAGTCCGCCCAAAGCAACAAGTGGGAATCCGTTCAGCAAAGGTTCTAGATGAAACTCTCTTTTGTAATTCCCTGTTACCGTAGCGAAAATACAATCTCGGCAGTCGTCCAAGAAATCCGCGAAACAATCGCCACCCGCCCGAGCACCGAATACGAAATCGTACTCGTCAACGACTGCAGCCCAGACAACGTATGGCAAGTCATTAAGAAGCTTGCCGCCGAAGACACGCATATCAAGGGAATCTGCCTCGCCAAAAATTTCGGTCAGCACAGCGCACTGATGGCTGGTTACGGACAAGCTACAGGAGATTACATCATCAGCCTCGATGACGACGGACAAACGCCCGCCAGCGAAAGCTTCAAGCTCGTCGACAAAATCGAAGAAGGCTACGACGTCGTTTACGGCTATTACAAGCATGCCGCACAACACCTGTTCCGTCGCTTTGGCAGCTGGGTCAACAAGAAAATGGCAGAAACCATCATTGGGCAACCCAAGACGCTCCACACCACGAGTTTCTTTATCATGCGCAAGTT
This is a stretch of genomic DNA from Fibrobacter sp. UWB13. It encodes these proteins:
- a CDS encoding Gfo/Idh/MocA family protein, with amino-acid sequence MKKEPYQIAFIGGGINSAIGEVHKAASQMDGHFELVAGAFSTHEETNRETAHTWGVAEERTYAKYQDLLQAEKGKLDAVVVLAPTDYHKDIVIEALRAGYPVICEKSLATSVAEGEAIAKVVAETKGFFCTTYNYTGYPMIRELKQFIADGKLGKIQQVQVEMPQEGFMRLGANNEPPKPQSWRLKDTVIPKISLDLGSHLHNMIYFLTGERPEHIVADQTTFGLFPQIVDNVGALVQYTNNVRAQIWFSKTALGNRNGLRIRVYGSEGSAEWFQLEPETLKTCDLRGNVSLRDRTGDVKIANQQRYNRFKAGHPAGFIEAFANYYKDIADCLNQYFATGSFKSQYVCGIRTSLEGLAMMQAAAKSAQSNKWESVQQRF
- a CDS encoding glycosyltransferase family 2 protein, with protein sequence MKLSFVIPCYRSENTISAVVQEIRETIATRPSTEYEIVLVNDCSPDNVWQVIKKLAAEDTHIKGICLAKNFGQHSALMAGYGQATGDYIISLDDDGQTPASESFKLVDKIEEGYDVVYGYYKHAAQHLFRRFGSWVNKKMAETIIGQPKTLHTTSFFIMRKFIADEIVRYPHPFAYISGLVFRATKSLGNVEVEHRHRIEGESGYTLAGLIRLWINGFTAFSVKPLRAATFIGILCALVGFGAGLFVIYKKLMFPEVPVGYTSMLATILFIGGMIMLLLGLIGEYVGRIYISINQSPQYVVRERTF